In Camelina sativa cultivar DH55 chromosome 16, Cs, whole genome shotgun sequence, a single window of DNA contains:
- the LOC104753422 gene encoding putative F-box/kelch-repeat protein At2g29780: MASTSETFDDGSNGGDPNKNPEELHKNPQEEEENQNEKPIKEEEEEVENLLPVVTRHIPEDIAESILLLVPRCHYPKLSLFSRAFRRVISSPRLYQRRLELGLTEPVLYALIKFPLVSFNPSWFILNRNAPRKKSLRLSEISSVPPMSVMKPKSVVVTIGYEIYVIGGCDEPDQPTSNVFVIDCRFHKCRSLPGMQRARRSAAAGVIDRKIYVIGGCEQIDDNWIEMFDVETGTWTSVAGPYEHNSSMEGGAFMTYLVMQEKIYMLDPQCCLAYEPRQGTWQSWGLESQLKRYWHPSSCVVEDLLCSIDPYSVSRDLELMVYDPNELFWRPVSDVSGLPRLNYYYCQMANVCGKLVILGNTYNRFGFKDVWCIEIVLKRLEGGEIQGTVSRSHVLRSMNATSIDLSRSVTF, translated from the coding sequence ATGGCTTCAACCTCTGAAACTTTCGACGACGGTTCTAACGGCGGGGATCCAAACAAGAATCCCGAAGAACTCCACAAGAACccgcaagaagaagaagagaatcaaaacgAGAAAccgattaaagaagaagaagaagaagtagagaatCTTCTTCCCGTTGTTACTCGACACATCCCAGAAGATATCGCCGAAAGCATCCTCTTACTCGTCCCGAGATGTCATTACCCGAAGCTATCTCTCTTCTCCAGAGCCTTTCGTCGCGTCATCTCTTCGCCGAGACTCTACCAAAGGCGCTTGGAACTCGGCCTCACCGAACCTGTTCTTTACGCTTTGATCAAGTTCCCTCTTGTTAGTTTCAACCCGAGCTGGTTCATTCTCAACCGTAACGCTCCAAGAAAGAAGTCTTTACGATTAAGCGAAATCAGTTCAGTTCCTCCCATGAGTGTCATGAAGCCTAAATCTGTTGTGGTTACAATCGGATACGAGATTTATGTGATCGGTGGATGCGATGAACCAGATCAGCCCACATCGAACGTGTTTGTCATCGATTGCAGATTTCACAAGTGTCGCTCGCTCCCGGGAATGCAGAGGGCTCGCAGATCCGCAGCCGCTGGAGTTATCGACAGAAAGATTTACGTGATCGGAGGGTGCGAACAGATAGATGATAATTGGATCGAGATGTTCGATGTAGAGACTGGGACTTGGACTAGTGTTGCTGGTCCATACGAGCACAACTCTAGTATGGAAGGAGGAGCGTTTATGACATATTTGGTGATGCAAGAAAAGATTTACATGTTGGATCCTCAGTGTTGTTTGGCTTATGAACCAAGACAAGGTACATGGCAGTCATGGGGACTCGAAAGTCAATTGAAGAGATATTGGCACCCGTCGTCTTGTGTGGTTGAGGATTTGTTGTGTAGTATTGATCCTTATTCTGTTTCCAGAGATCTAGAACTAATGGTATATGATCCGAATGAGTTGTTTTGGAGACCTGTGAGCGATGTATCTGGTTTGCCTAGGCTCAATTATTATTACTGTCAAATGGCCAACGTTTGTGGGAAGTTGGTGATTTTGGGCAATACTTACAACCGCTTTGGATTTAAAGATGTTTGGTGCATAGAGATCGTCTTAAAAAGACTTGAAGGAGGGGAGATTCAGGGAACGGTATCAAGATCGCATGTGCTTAGATCCATGAACGCGACTTCCATTGATCTTTCTCGCTCTGTTACGTTTTGA
- the LOC104749931 gene encoding uncharacterized protein LOC104749931 codes for MECRMELKKGSSDRPPFVAAEKKVLAKESSKSFTPDKFRDDKRGLSYSDFHREITKKVEDVCPKRLENRLKSRIGRTASGERDLVKYKSYVPSYIKKCDKHEDKDVKAAATGGIGTLDLRNRQSGDKQVDKHTRSSLSNTSTSSSLWSDESSTDSSRGLGASPFRKRVNHPPLEYYLLSSKPGDNFQDLDPPRDNGVLSQSHSFLPGNITDRQRGCSTRRDGQIHQIPRGATAFQPAEKKDSDFKIAAPKTRTFLSPSKPDSPSCTRIISRNLAEDFKKKGEKMEERIRNPRVHDLFGKEKPAAVFIPGIVTQKQIIGLSKFYDSKVLLAERVAETKGFSEKLAYGKGAVLDSGRESDGSKPFLKRISFLSSERSCSAPRSRKGESSPSRSRTLDRRSTETLPKQSDQKPAKAVAERARSISPFRRLSFSIGKSSKNSNTEDAQTLPHLSAALISSRAGLDNPSAASSFSDSSSFDKTSAVNRGRSSPLRRLLDPLIRPKSSHSCRSPEPSQKDAPSSHQKHVLYDSQPSSSLLSRTGKNSTVQALFRVTSKNDQPLFTFAVEKEQSITAATIRKQTPPEKEDYGHKYTFFTVQEVQKKNGKWMNHGRKMQNQEYTSNIVAQMRVSGSKPLIFAGESDAHNLTTREFVLFASESQRTNELAAMVIKIPKIDDTGSAKDTTLGDYFADVNATVVLPSGIHSLPHKGGPSSLIQRWKSGGSCDCGGWDIGCNLRILTNQHNNKPPNPSPSTSDAFKLFFQGGLQDSNNQPFLSFTPYREGVYAVEYNTSLSLLQAFSICIAVNEGRNLSKTTEETNASCVDNKANGEIQNERLKSFSGPIEAEAPARYLSHHPPLSPVGRV; via the exons ATGGAGTGTCGTATGGAGCTGAAGAAGGGTTCATCTGATCGACCTCCTTTTGTAGCTGCTGAGAAGAAAGTGTTGGCTAAGGAAAGCTCAAAGTCGTTTACACCAGATAAGTTCAGAGACGACAAACGCGGCTTGTCTTACTCCGATTTCCACCGTGAGATCACGAAAAAAGTCGAAGACGTCTGTCCTAAACGCTTGGAGAATCGTCTCAAGTCACGGATAGGTAGAACTGCCTCTGGAGAAAGAGATCTTGTGAAGTACAAGTCTTATGTTCCGAGTTATATCAAGAAATGTGATAAACATGAAGACAAGGATGTTAAAGCTGCTGCTACTGGTGGCATTGGTACACTGGACTTAAGAAATAGGCAGTCAGGTGATAAACAAGTGGATAAGCATACGAGGTCTTCCTTGTCTAACACAAGCACGTCGTCTTCACTCTGGAGTGATGAATCATCCACTGACTCCAGCAGAGGTTTGGGTGCTTCTCCTTTTCGTAAAAGAGTCAATCACCCTCCGTTGGAGTATTATCTCTTGTCATCTAAGCCTGGAGATAATTTTCAAGACTTGGATCCACCTCGAGATAATGGTGTTCTGTCCCAGAGTCATAGTTTTTTGCCAGGAAATATCACTGACAGACAAAGAGGTTGTTCCACTAGAAGAGATGGGCAGATTCATCAAATCCCTCGTGGTGCAACTGCATTCCAACCGGCTGAGAAGAAAGATTCTGATTTCAAGATTGCTGCTCCAAAAACCAGAACGTTCTTGAGTCCATCAAAGCCAGATAGTCCTTCTTGCACAAGGATAATATCAAGGAACCTAGCCGAGGATTTTAAGAAGAAAGGAGAGAAGATGGAGGAGAGGATCCGAAATCCTCGTGTTCACGATTTGTTTGGTAAAGAAAAGCCTGCTGCTGTGTTTATACCAGGAATTGTTACTCAGAAACAGATTATTGGTTTGTCCAAGTTCTATGATTCAAAAGTGTTGCTGGCTGAGCGAGTGGCAGAAACAAAGGGCTTCTCAGAAAAGTTGGCGTATGGGAAAGGTGCAGTCTTGGACTCTGGACGTGAATCTGATGGAAGCAAGCCGTTCTTAAAGCGTATCAGCTTCTTGAGTTCAGAAAGATCATGTTCAGCTCCACGATCAAGAAAAGGTGAATCTAGTCCCTCTAGGAGCAGGACTCTAGATAGAAGGTCAACAGAAACATTACCCAAACAGTCAGATCAGAAACCAGCGAAAGCTGTTGCAGAAAGAGCAAGGAGCATTTCACCGTTTCGCAGACTCAGCTTCAGCATTGGCAAGTCCAGCAAAAACTCCAACACCGAAGATGCTCAGACTCTTCCCCACTTAAGCGCAGCACTTATTTCATCACGAGCTGGTTTAGACAATCCATCTGCTGCCTCTTCTTTCAGTGACAGCTCTTCTTTTGATAAAACCAGTGCAGTAAACAGAGGCAGGTCTAGTCCGTTGAGAAGGTTACTCGATCCTTTAATAAGACCAAAATCAAGCCACTCATGTAGATCTCCTGAGCCATCACAAAAGGATGCACCTTCAAGTCACCAAAAGCATGTACTTTACGACAGTCAACCATCTTCATCCCTTCTGTCGAGAACTGGGAAAAATTCAACTGTTCAGGCTCTATTTCGTGTGACGTCTAAGAATGATCAACCACTCTTCACATTTGCGGTTGAAAAGGAACAAAGTATTACAGCAGCCACAATAAGAAAACAGACTCCCCCGGAAAAGGAAGACTATGGACACAAGTATACGTTTTTCACTGTTCAGGAAGTACAGAAGAAAAATGGGAAATGGATGAACCACGGCAGGAAGATGCAAAACCAAGAGTACACATCCAACATTGTCGCTCAGATGAGAGTCTCTGGTTCTAAGCCTCTGATTTTCGCAGGAGAAAGTGATGCCCATAACCTCACAACCAGAGAATTTGTACTCTTCGCATCTGAATCGCAGCGGACTAACGAGCTAGCTGCCATGGTGATCAAGATCCCAAAAATTGATGACACAGGCTCAGCAAAAGACACCACACTTGGAGATTACTTTGCAGATGTTAACGCAACAGTGGTACTTCCAAGTGGGATTCACAGTCTCCCACACAAAGGAGGGCCTTCATCGCTTATCCAACGATGGAAATCAGGTGGATCATGCGACTGTGGAGGCTGGGACATTGGCTGCAACCTTAGAATCCTCACAAATCAACATAATAATAAACCCCCAAACCCTTCTCCCTCCACTTCAGATGCCTTCAAGCTCTTCTTTCAG GGAGGATTACAAGATAGTAACAACCAACCGTTCTTGAGTTTTACTCCATACAGAGAAGGTGTTTACGCAGTTGAGTACAATACATCACTTTCACTCTTGCAAGCATTCTCCATTTGTATAGCGGTTAACGAGGGACGGAATCTGTCAAAGACCACAGAAGAAACGAATGCTTCATGTGTAGACAACAAAGCTAATGGAGAGATTCAAAACGAGAGGTTGAAGTCATTTTCAGGTCCTATTGAAGCTGAGGCTCCGGCTAGGTATCTCTCACACCACCCACCATTGTCTCCTGTGGGAAGGGTTTAG
- the LOC104749932 gene encoding 17.6 kDa class I heat shock protein 2-like, which produces MSMIPSFFNNRRSSNFFDPFPLGAWDPFRDLTSLSSSSLSRDTSAIVNARVDWRETPEAHVFKADLPGLKKEEVKVEIEEDNTVLKISGERHVEKEDKNDTWHSVERSSGQFSRRFRLPENVKMDQVKAAMENGVLTVTVPKAETKKADVRSIQITG; this is translated from the coding sequence atgtcgatgATTCCAAGCTTCTTCAACAACAGACGAAGCAGCAACTTCTTCGATCCTTTCCCACTCGGCGCATGGGATCCGTTCAGAGACCTAACatcattatcatcttcttcgCTTTCTCGAGACACCTCAGCGATCGTTAACGCACGTGTGGACTGGAGAGAGACACCGGAAGCTCACGTGTTCAAAGCCGACTTGCCTGGactgaagaaagaagaagtgaagGTCGAGATCGAGGAAGATAACACTGTTCTGAAGATCAGCGGAGAGAGACACGTGGAGAAGGAAGACAAAAACGACACGTGGCACAGCGTGGAGAGGTCGAGCGGACAGTTTTCGAGGAGGTTTAGGTTGCCTGAGAATGTCAAGATGGATCAGGTTAAGGCTGCGATGGAGAATGGTGTTTTGACTGTTACTGTCCCCAAGGCTGAGACCAAGAAGGCTGATGTCAGGTCTATTCAGATCACTGGCTGA